From the Candidatus Thermoplasmatota archaeon genome, one window contains:
- a CDS encoding HDIG domain-containing protein — MIGKKDIEELFGSLLSRISDNELRSSVVDVWVKACKRGGWETVEELKNIPFTLLTDSRGIDLIEHTIVVTWGALALGKAQTENYAEIPYKINFDRLIAGGLLHDVGKLLEITSDGKGNYRKSRAGQCARHPISGAILAAESGLSDEIVNIIACHAKEGEGRPQVIETVLIHQADFSTFNPLVMLQKNQLILEE; from the coding sequence ATGATAGGGAAAAAGGACATCGAAGAATTGTTTGGGTCATTGCTGTCCCGGATTTCAGACAACGAACTAAGAAGCAGTGTTGTGGATGTATGGGTTAAAGCATGCAAAAGAGGGGGATGGGAAACAGTGGAGGAGTTAAAAAATATTCCTTTTACATTGCTCACAGATTCCAGAGGAATCGACCTTATTGAGCATACCATTGTGGTCACTTGGGGCGCATTGGCTCTGGGCAAAGCACAAACAGAAAATTATGCCGAAATTCCATATAAGATCAATTTTGATAGGCTGATTGCAGGAGGTCTTCTCCATGATGTCGGCAAACTTCTTGAAATAACATCTGACGGTAAGGGCAACTACAGGAAAAGCAGGGCCGGGCAATGTGCACGTCATCCTATTTCCGGTGCAATACTCGCAGCAGAGTCAGGTCTTTCAGATGAAATCGTGAATATTATTGCATGCCATGCTAAAGAAGGTGAAGGCAGACCACAGGTCATAGAAACAGTACTTATACATCAGGCTGATTTCAGTACCTTTAATCCTCTTGTAATGCTTCAGAAAAATCAGCTCATCCTAGAGGAGTAA
- a CDS encoding isocitrate/isopropylmalate family dehydrogenase, producing MEKRNIVAMPGDGIGKIVFSEALRVLDAVGFKANYINADIGWGCWVKEGNPLPPRTIELLEKHRIGLFGSITSKPRDQAARELSPHLQGKGYVYYSPIVGLRQHFNLDICIRPCRSFKGNPLNFIRRKGNGFEEPSVDVVVFRQNTEGLYSGVEWTNPPENVRGALETHPKMKRFKEIPGKDLAISTRIFTRPACRRIIKEAFLYAKKFKYKSVTICEKPNVIRETSGMMVEEARKIATDFPGIPLRFTNIDAQMMWLTKNPEDYGIIVAGNMFGDIVSDGFAGLVGGLGFACSANIGENCAIFEPTHGSAPKYVDMKPSIVNPIAMILSSCMMLEYMEEMEKAEKIKKAIAEVIEEGKTRTYDMLRLQGSEKVLDMGAASTEEMTDAIISKL from the coding sequence ATGGAAAAAAGAAATATTGTGGCTATGCCTGGTGACGGAATCGGGAAAATCGTTTTTTCAGAGGCACTTAGAGTTCTTGATGCAGTTGGGTTTAAAGCGAACTACATAAACGCGGATATTGGGTGGGGATGCTGGGTTAAAGAAGGAAACCCGCTACCCCCGAGGACAATTGAGCTTCTTGAAAAACACAGGATAGGACTTTTCGGTTCTATCACATCAAAACCAAGGGACCAGGCTGCCAGGGAATTATCGCCGCATCTTCAGGGAAAAGGCTACGTGTATTACAGCCCCATAGTCGGTCTCAGGCAGCATTTCAACCTGGATATATGCATAAGGCCGTGCAGGTCGTTCAAAGGCAATCCCTTGAATTTTATCAGGAGAAAAGGAAACGGTTTTGAGGAACCCTCTGTTGATGTTGTCGTGTTCAGACAGAATACCGAAGGATTGTATTCCGGTGTTGAATGGACAAACCCCCCTGAAAATGTGAGGGGCGCATTGGAAACCCATCCAAAAATGAAAAGATTCAAAGAAATTCCCGGGAAAGATCTTGCCATTTCAACAAGGATTTTCACAAGACCTGCATGCAGGAGAATCATTAAGGAAGCATTTCTCTATGCAAAAAAGTTCAAATACAAAAGCGTGACAATATGCGAGAAACCAAATGTGATAAGGGAAACCTCGGGTATGATGGTGGAGGAGGCAAGGAAAATCGCTACCGATTTCCCGGGCATACCTCTCAGGTTCACGAACATAGATGCGCAGATGATGTGGCTTACAAAGAATCCTGAGGACTACGGTATTATTGTTGCCGGCAATATGTTTGGAGACATAGTCTCTGATGGTTTCGCAGGTCTTGTTGGCGGACTGGGTTTTGCCTGCTCTGCAAACATCGGGGAAAACTGTGCAATATTTGAGCCAACACATGGTTCAGCACCAAAATATGTGGACATGAAACCGTCGATTGTGAATCCAATAGCCATGATTCTGAGTTCCTGCATGATGCTTGAATATATGGAGGAAATGGAAAAAGCGGAGAAGATAAAAAAAGCAATTGCAGAGGTTATAGAGGAAGGGAAGACCAGGACTTATGATATGCTGAGACTGCAAGGGAGTGAAAAGGTTTTGGACATGGGTGCGGCCAGTACAGAAGAGATGACAGATGCGATAATTTCAAAACTGTAA
- a CDS encoding isocitrate/isopropylmalate family dehydrogenase, with amino-acid sequence MYEKEIEKAKEHFGKIVEEQLERVDRLKKEDEWIDYSKLKPIIIGIVGGDGIGPYISREARRVMEFLLKDEVENGKVELRDIEGLTIENRAKVMKAIPDDVLEEIKKCHVILKGPTTTPKKGDKWPNIESANVAMRRALDLFANVRPVKVASEGIDWIFFRENTEGAYVLGRKGIDVTDDLAIDFKVITTPGAERIVRLAFDYAKKNEINKVTVVTKANVVKTTDGKFLDMAEKVARDYPEVEWDDWFIDIMAAKLIDPARRTQFRVVVLPNLYGDIITDEAAQIQGGVGTAGSANIGKRYAMFEAIHGSAPRMVEEGRAKYADPTSLIKAAAMLLQHIGFQEKARKLDMALDICCRYEKKIACTGREGGATGAEFADYLMETMQSHDLENKWQAYQ; translated from the coding sequence ATGTATGAAAAGGAGATAGAAAAGGCAAAAGAGCATTTCGGGAAGATAGTGGAGGAGCAACTTGAAAGAGTAGACAGGCTGAAGAAAGAGGATGAGTGGATAGATTACTCCAAGCTTAAGCCGATAATAATAGGCATTGTCGGCGGGGACGGCATAGGCCCTTACATAAGCAGGGAAGCCAGGAGGGTTATGGAATTTTTGCTCAAAGACGAGGTAGAAAACGGCAAGGTTGAGTTAAGGGACATAGAAGGACTGACAATAGAAAACAGGGCAAAAGTTATGAAAGCGATACCTGATGATGTCCTGGAAGAGATAAAGAAATGCCATGTTATATTGAAGGGGCCGACGACAACACCCAAGAAGGGAGATAAATGGCCCAATATAGAGAGCGCGAATGTTGCCATGAGAAGAGCGCTGGACCTTTTCGCCAATGTCAGACCTGTTAAAGTGGCATCGGAAGGGATTGACTGGATTTTCTTCAGGGAAAATACCGAAGGTGCATACGTGCTTGGAAGGAAGGGAATAGACGTGACAGACGATCTGGCAATAGATTTTAAGGTTATAACCACTCCCGGAGCTGAAAGAATAGTACGTCTTGCATTCGATTATGCAAAGAAAAATGAGATTAACAAAGTTACGGTTGTAACGAAAGCAAACGTGGTAAAAACCACCGACGGCAAGTTTCTAGATATGGCGGAGAAGGTGGCCAGGGATTACCCTGAAGTCGAGTGGGACGACTGGTTTATTGACATCATGGCTGCAAAGCTGATAGACCCTGCAAGAAGAACGCAGTTCAGAGTCGTGGTACTTCCAAATCTCTATGGCGACATAATAACAGATGAGGCTGCACAGATTCAGGGGGGCGTCGGCACCGCAGGAAGCGCGAACATAGGCAAGAGATATGCGATGTTCGAGGCAATACACGGCTCGGCACCGAGAATGGTTGAAGAGGGAAGGGCTAAATACGCCGACCCAACCAGTCTCATAAAGGCAGCTGCCATGCTCCTGCAGCATATCGGATTCCAGGAAAAAGCCAGAAAACTTGACATGGCACTGGACATATGCTGCCGGTACGAGAAAAAGATTGCATGTACTGGCAGGGAAGGTGGAGCGACCGGAGCAGAATTTGCCGACTACTTGATGGAAACAATGCAAAGCCATGATTTGGAAAACAAATGGCAGGCTTACCAGTGA
- a CDS encoding citrate/2-methylcitrate synthase, whose product MKKMEEYELFDRNTKAFIFGTQQRAAQRMLDFDYLCQRDEPSVVAFITPTGSGYYKLFWGTKEIRIPRYRSIAEAVKAHPEADVIVNFASERSSAETTMEALETDTIRTIIMIAEGVPQCDTRKIAALAKKKNKWIIGPATVGGIKPGAFKVGNAAGTVENIINTKLYRPGSVGFVSVSGGLSNEGYNICHLNTDGIYEGYAVGGDVYPATTLIDHLLRYEKNPHIKMMVCLGEVGGMDEYEVAEAVKSGKITKPIVMWTTGTCARMLPGQVQFGHAGAKADTEEATAEAKNRALKEAGVIVPDSFDDFGDKIRGTFEKLKAEGKIEPVEEPAVPHIPMDYSQAVAEGIVRKPTNFISTICDETGEIHNYCGIPIDEVIKEGYGIGGVIGLLWFKKDIPQYARDFIELVLQIVADHGPAVSGAHNTIVTARAGKGLIESIISGIVTIGPRFGGAVNGAAEHFTWGLENNMAPREFVDAMKAKNVRIQGIGHRIHSVENPDARVEIMIDFARKHFPKTTLLDYALAVQDVTTMKKNTLILNVDGCIGVLCVDLLKSLGYSDSEIKEMIDMGLFNALFILGRTIGFMGHYFDQKRLKTPLYRHPWDDILYDVPKRPEKVENK is encoded by the coding sequence ATGAAGAAAATGGAAGAGTATGAGTTGTTTGATAGGAATACAAAAGCTTTTATATTCGGAACGCAGCAGAGGGCGGCCCAGAGAATGCTGGATTTTGATTATCTGTGCCAGCGTGACGAACCCAGTGTGGTAGCATTTATCACCCCAACTGGAAGCGGTTATTACAAACTATTCTGGGGAACAAAGGAGATTCGGATACCCAGGTACAGGTCGATTGCAGAGGCCGTGAAGGCACATCCCGAAGCAGATGTCATAGTGAATTTTGCCTCCGAGCGATCAAGTGCAGAGACCACAATGGAAGCGCTCGAGACAGATACTATCCGTACCATCATCATGATAGCAGAGGGTGTACCTCAATGTGATACAAGAAAAATCGCAGCTTTAGCGAAGAAGAAAAACAAGTGGATCATCGGGCCTGCAACAGTAGGCGGCATCAAACCAGGGGCTTTCAAGGTTGGAAATGCTGCAGGCACCGTAGAAAACATCATAAACACGAAGCTTTATCGTCCCGGGTCTGTGGGGTTTGTGTCTGTATCTGGCGGGCTCTCAAACGAGGGATACAACATCTGCCACCTGAACACGGACGGCATATACGAGGGGTATGCTGTTGGAGGGGATGTTTACCCGGCGACCACACTCATTGATCATCTCCTGAGATACGAAAAGAATCCGCATATTAAAATGATGGTCTGTCTGGGTGAAGTTGGGGGCATGGATGAGTATGAGGTGGCAGAGGCCGTAAAATCCGGCAAAATCACCAAGCCAATAGTGATGTGGACTACAGGTACATGCGCCAGGATGCTTCCCGGCCAGGTGCAATTCGGTCATGCAGGTGCAAAGGCAGATACTGAAGAAGCCACGGCGGAAGCGAAGAACAGGGCATTGAAAGAAGCAGGCGTGATCGTTCCGGATTCCTTTGACGATTTCGGCGATAAGATAAGGGGAACATTCGAAAAATTGAAGGCAGAAGGGAAGATTGAGCCGGTGGAGGAACCTGCGGTGCCCCACATACCGATGGACTATAGCCAGGCAGTGGCAGAAGGTATTGTCAGGAAACCCACCAATTTTATCAGTACAATCTGTGATGAGACCGGAGAGATACACAACTACTGTGGGATTCCCATTGACGAGGTCATAAAAGAAGGATATGGTATAGGCGGTGTCATAGGTCTGCTGTGGTTCAAGAAAGACATTCCCCAGTATGCCAGGGATTTCATAGAACTGGTGCTCCAGATTGTTGCAGACCACGGCCCGGCGGTCTCAGGGGCCCACAACACCATTGTTACGGCAAGGGCTGGCAAGGGTCTCATAGAGTCCATAATCAGTGGCATAGTTACCATTGGCCCGAGGTTCGGTGGTGCAGTTAACGGTGCTGCAGAGCACTTTACGTGGGGACTGGAGAATAACATGGCACCTCGTGAATTTGTCGATGCCATGAAAGCGAAAAACGTCCGAATACAGGGCATAGGTCACAGAATTCACAGCGTTGAAAATCCTGATGCCAGGGTGGAGATAATGATTGACTTTGCGCGAAAACATTTCCCGAAAACTACACTGCTGGATTATGCGCTGGCTGTCCAGGATGTTACCACTATGAAAAAGAATACGCTTATACTCAATGTAGACGGATGTATAGGTGTGCTGTGCGTGGACCTGCTCAAGAGCCTGGGCTACTCGGATAGCGAGATCAAGGAAATGATAGACATGGGTTTATTTAATGCCCTGTTTATCCTCGGTCGCACTATAGGTTTTATGGGCCATTACTTCGATCAGAAGAGGCTCAAGACTCCCCTGTACAGGCATCCGTGGGACGATATTCTCTATGATGTTCCCAAGAGGCCTGAGAAAGTGGAAAATAAATGA